TGACAAGAACCATTATACTGGCTTTTCTGCTGGTTGACATATTTTATTTTGCAATTACAGTGCTTGTACTTTCACTTTTCGGGTACCCGCAGGCAAGCAAGCTTTCATTTCCATTTTATTCTGCCATAAAGGTACTAAGCGTAGCTGATTTTCTCGAAAGGTTTGAATCACTTCATATGGCAATCTGGATAATGGGTATATTTCTTAAAATCACATATTTTATGTATATTCTTTTGATAGCCGTTCAAGAGTTGAGAAACACTGCAGACTATTTTGTATACGCAATCCCTTTTATATGTATAATCGTACCTTTTGTTTTTTATATAATTCCTGATTTTATATCATTAGATAGATTTATGAGCTACAGGTACTTTACTTTTTATTCATTAATTTTCATATTCTTTATACCTCTTTTTACTCTTATATCAGCAAAAATAAAGTTGAGGTTGAGAAAGAAATGAAAAAGGTTATATCTATTTTACTTTCAATTTGTTCAATAGTAATTTTTCTGACAGGTTGCTGGAATAGAAAAGAACTAAACGATATTTTGATTGTCCAAGCAGTTGGAGTTGATAAAAACAAAAGCGGAGATTTTAAGCTCACTTATCAGGTATTAAAACCAAATGTACTCAAAAACCCGACAAACCTGCCATCCAGTCCTCAGCAAAAAGGAGTGTGGTGTTTTTCATCAACAGGCAAGACAATATTTGATGCTATCAGAAATGCAACTCTTTCGTCAAACAAAAAGCTTTTCTGGTCACACAATAAAATAATCATTTTCAGTGAGAAGATAGCTACTGAAGGAATTAAAGATGTACTTGACATGTTTCTTCGTGATCACGAAATGAGATCTGATGCCTATCTTATAGTTACATCACAAGATATAGAAAAGTTTTTAGATACAACTTCTCCTATTGAGTCAATCCCTGCAAAAGAGCTTGAAAATGTAATAAAGAACTACTTTGCAAACGCAAAAGTATTTCCTATAAAATTATACGAATTTCAAAAGATGCTAAATACAAAGTCAAGTACTGCAACAATGGCTTTTGTAAGAACAAAACCATCATTGAAACAATCTTCTCATACACAAATGTTTTATGTAGAAAAAATAGCTATATTTAATAAATACAAACTGGCAGGGTATCTCACACATGAGCAAACACGAGGACTTTTATGGGCAACCGGTAAAATAAAAAGCGGAATATACCCCATAAAGATTGGAAAAAATCTATTTTCTTTAGAACTTATACAAAACAGCAATACCATAAACGTTAAAATAAAAGACGGCAAAGCTTTTTTTACATTACAAATAACAACCGAAGTAAACCTTGGAGAAAAACTTTCAAATTTAAACATTTCAGATTCTCTTGTTGAAAAGATAAAAAAAGAGCTTGCCTGTGCCATTAAAAAGGATATCCAGGAAACATTAAAAAAATCCTTTGAACTCAACTGCGACATTCTACACCTTGGAGACATTTACTATCTTTCTTATAAAAAAACTCTAAAATTTGATAAAAATTTTATTTTAATCTCAATTGACGTAAAGCCTTTTATTAGGCGATTTGGAATGATGAAAGAGTAAAAAATAAAGGAGAAAAAAGAACCATGAACACAGGATTTATAATCACTATTTACCTTATACTCCTTTTAGCAGAGTTTTATATCCTAAAGAGAAGATATCTTCAAAAAGAAATGTTTTTTACAAGTCTTTTGATTTTTACAGGACTTATTCTAAGCCTTATACTGAACACCAAGAAAAACGTTCTAAACCCACATTTAGTGATTGAAAAAATCCTTGACAAACTTCTTTCCTTATTTATGTAAACCTAAAAACCAGAATCATTTGAAAATATTATAAAAAACTATCCACAGAAAAAACTATGTCTACAACACCTTTGTAAAATTATATTCTTTTCTGAATCTTTCTCAAGCAATCAAATCATAAATGGTCAACCATCGTTAATCAAGATATCCACATGTGAAAAACTAATTTTCATAAATTTAATTCACAAAAGTAATCCACATATCCACAGTTTTTATCCACAGATTTTTAACAGGGTGTAGACAAATTTTTCACTGTGGAAAATTTGATTCTCAAAATATATTTTCTTATTGATGTGGATAATTTTTTTTGGTATATTTAATAGTGCTCCTGAAA
The DNA window shown above is from Caldicellulosiruptor owensensis OL and carries:
- a CDS encoding Ger(x)C family spore germination protein, giving the protein MKKVISILLSICSIVIFLTGCWNRKELNDILIVQAVGVDKNKSGDFKLTYQVLKPNVLKNPTNLPSSPQQKGVWCFSSTGKTIFDAIRNATLSSNKKLFWSHNKIIIFSEKIATEGIKDVLDMFLRDHEMRSDAYLIVTSQDIEKFLDTTSPIESIPAKELENVIKNYFANAKVFPIKLYEFQKMLNTKSSTATMAFVRTKPSLKQSSHTQMFYVEKIAIFNKYKLAGYLTHEQTRGLLWATGKIKSGIYPIKIGKNLFSLELIQNSNTINVKIKDGKAFFTLQITTEVNLGEKLSNLNISDSLVEKIKKELACAIKKDIQETLKKSFELNCDILHLGDIYYLSYKKTLKFDKNFILISIDVKPFIRRFGMMKE